TCTTCAATGTAGACATCCGGCGCATAACCGCAATCGGCGGTCAATACTTGGTGCGCGCCCGGCTGCTTGATCGATTCGATCAATGCAAACACGTCCCAAACGATACCGCGCTCGGCCAAATCGTTACCGCCGCCCGCAAAATCAGGAACTGCTTGCAGTATCAAATGCGGTGGATCGTCAAAAATAATCTCGCTGTAGTGGATTTGCCAGCCGATGCGGCTGCGCAGTGTGAGCGCGGGGCGGGGCTCATTCTCAAGGATGCGGGTCACGATCGGATTGCTTTGCTGCTTTTTTGCCGGGTTTCCGGGTTGTGGCGGCGGGCAGCAGGCTGGTGATTGCTTGGTAGCGCTCGAATAGAAACGCCACGCGCTCGGCTTCGGAAGCGAATGATTTTTTGCCGTAGGCGGCGTCGACAGCGCGGTCGAGTGTCTGGTGCGCGCGCACCAGTTCCGGCGGCATCGTCAGCGGGTCGTACAAGTCAGCTAGCGTGGAAGTTGGAAATTGCGCGCGGGCATCCAGCACCGCTTGCGCGGCGGTTTCGATGGCTTGGCGCTGGGTATCGGTGGGTTCCGGCCACGGGAAGTTGTTGTAGACGATGCCGACGGAATAACGGTAATCGCTTTTCAAGCGCCCACAAACCGTGCGCATCCAGGCGTTGTGCATCGTGGAAGTGAGGATGCCGAAGTGGTAGAGGGTGGCGTTGGGAATCGAATAAACGAGATTACTGACGATGATTTCAGGTTGCAAATAGCCAATCGGAACATAAAGCCTGTTTTCGGAAGAAACACTCGGAACGAGAAGATAAGGTTCTACAGGTTGGCGGATTTTCTGAAATAACGTGGGGGTTGCGGCATCTTTTTGGGTTTGAGCATCTTTGCTGGCGGAACGCATAGACCTAACGGCTTCGACACGTTGCATCACGGCTGGCATGGTGCGCAGTTCACTGGGTGATACGCTAACTAACCATAAGCACCAGCGTCGAACATTGTTGATAAATTCATCGGCTCCAAGAAACGGGCGAATGAATTTCTCGGCTTGAGGTTCAATCTCTAAAAGCTTGTGCTTTTCTTCATCGCTTAATAGCAAATTGCCGCCATCGGCAGGTTTGCTGCCATTAATCATTTTTGGCGCATCACAAATTGGATTGGTACGGTTTTCCAGCACTGCATCGGCGGCGTCGACCAAATAGGGATTGATGTTTTTGGCAGCTACGGCATGCGGTTCCCCCTGAATGTCGGCATACTCAAAAATAGTTTTCTGCGCGGATTCTTGCAAACCGAAACCGATGATGACGCAATGCACCGCCGCTCTGCCTGTGGCTTCGCTTGTCCATTGGAATGTGCGGTGCGCGAAATGCAAATGCACGCCGCGCCGCAATAAATCTGGCCACAATACGCCGACCTGTTCGCCTTGCGTGATCGAGTTGGTCGACACGAACGCCACCCGGATCGCCGGATGGGCGGCGATAAAATCAGTGGCTTTGCGGTACCAGCAGGCGACGTAATCAAGCAATCCGGCATTCTTGGTGTCATGGAAAATCGTGGCGACATCGGCGCGTTGTGCGTCGTTCAAGTAAGTTTTTCCAATGAACGGCGGATTGCCCATCACAACATCGCATTTGCCCGCCGCGATGACGCTGTTCCAATCGAGCCGCAGCGCGTTGCCGTGCACGATATGCGCGGATTTTTTCAGCGGCAGGCGAATGAAATACTGACCAAATTCTTCCGACACCAGCGCGTTCATCTGGTGGTCGGTCAGCCATAGTGCGACTTGTGCGATTTGCACCGGAAATTCCTCGATTTCGATGCCGTGGAACTGGTCGACGTCGACCTGAATGATGGTGGCGATGTCGAGCGCTTGCTGGCCGCTGTGGTGCAGTGCGCGCAGCACTTCCAGTTCCAGCTTGCGCAGTTCGCGGTACGCGATCACCAGGAAATTGCCGCAGCCGCATGCCGGGTCGAGAAATTTCAGACCGGCGAGCTTGGCGTGGAAGGCTTGCAGGTTTTGCGTGCGGCTTTTGACGGTGTGGCGGATTTTATCGAATCCGGCGCGCAGTTCGTCGAGGAACAGCGGGCCGATCAGTTTCAGGATGTTTTCCTCGGTGGTGTAGTGCGCGCCGAGGTTGCGCCGCGCGTTCGGTGTTTCATCCATGATGTTCTGGAACAGCGAGCCGAAAATCGCCGGGGAAATGCCGCTCCAGTCGATCGCGCAGCAATACAGCAGCGCGGCGCGCATGTCGCGGTCGAAGCTGGCGAACGGCAAGCGTTCCTCGAACAGCTTGCCATTGATGTACGGAAACCGGCTCAGCGTGTCGTCGAGGTTTTTTAGCCGTGCGGTTTCCGGCGTGTTGAGCACGTCGAACAGTTGCGCCAGTTGCGGCGCGAGATCGCTGCCGTCCTCGCGCGTTTGCTGCTCGATGAATTCGGTGAACTGGGTGCGCTCGAAAATACCGGTGTCCTCGGCGAACAGGCAGAACAGCAGGCGCACCAGATAGACTTCGAGTGCGTGGCCGGTGTAGCCGATTTGTTTCAGGCGGTCGTGCAGGCGCGCCATGCGCTGCACCGCCTTGGCGTTGACCGGGCTTTGCGGCGAGATTTTCTGCGGCTGGTAACCGGCGATGAACCAGAACAGCTTGACGTTTTTGTACAGCTCTTTCAGCAGGAATTCGGTCTGCGTGCCTTCGATCATGTCGTACAGGCGGAAGCACGCAAAGTCGCTGACCAGCACGAAACGCGGCAGTTCGTGTTCCTTCAGTCCGGGGAAATAATCGATGGCTTGCTGGTAGGCGCGATCCAGATCTTTACCGCGCGATTTGTGCTCGATCAGCAGGTTGCCTTTCCACAGCCAATCGATGTAACCGTCGCGGTCGCCGAGTTTTTTGACCTTTTGCTCGAAACTGCCGATGCGCCGCTGGTTGATGCCAAACACGTTGAAGAAGTCGATCCAGAACGGCTTGGCGTCGGCGTCTTCCGATTCCGCTTTGGCCCAGTCGCGGGAAAACGCCAGCGCGCGGTCTTTGATTTCGTTCCAGGCTAGCGCCATGCAGTCTCCGGTTTATTCTTAGGAAGCTCTGAAAAACTGCTGCGCTCACTACATTTTTCAGAGCTTTCTTATTTATTTTGACCCGCCCGATTCTACGTGATCGCGCCGGGAAACGCCAAGGATCGCCTGTGGTATGATTTTCCATCATTATCAGGAGCAAGATATGCGCGCTATTTTTCTGGATTTCGGTTCCGTCACCCGTGGCGATATGAATTGCGCCACGCTGGAGCGGGCGATTGCGCCGTGGCAGTTTTATCACGATTCTTCCGAGGCGGAAGTGGCGGAACGCATCCGCGACGCTGAGGTGATCGTCAGCAACAAGGTTTATATCAGCCGTGACGCCATTGCCACGGCGCAATCGCTCAAGCTGATTTGCATCGCTGCGACCGGGTACAACAACGTCGACCTGGCGGCGGCTGCCGAATATGGCGTGCCGGTGTGCAACGTGCGCGGCTACGCCACGCCGTCGGTGGTGGAGCATGTGTTCATGCTGATGCTGAATCTGGCGCGGCATTTTTCTGATTATCAGGCGCTGGTCAAGCGCGGCGGCTGGCAGCAAAGCCAATTTTTCTGCCCGCTTGATTTTCCGGTCATCGAATTGTCCGGTAAAACGCTCGGCATCATCGGTCACGGCGAACTTGGGCACGCGGTGGCGCAGGTCGCGCGGGTATTCGGCATGCAGGTGCTGATCGCGGAGCACAAAGACAAGCCGCCGCGCGCTGGTAGAACCGCGTTTGACGACGTGTTGCGGCAGGCGGATTTCGTCACGCTGCATTGTCCGTTGTCACCAGACACGCAGCATCTGTTCAGCCGCCGTGAATTCGGGTTGATGAAACCAACAGCGTATCTGATCAATACCGCGCGCGGCGGGCTGGTGAACGAAGCCGATTTGTTGCAGAGTTTATCCAGCGGACAGATCGCCGGTGCGGCTATCGACGTGATCCAGGGCGAGCCGCCCGGGCCGGATAACCGGATTCTGCGCGAATTGCCGCCGAACCTCATCGTTACGCCGCACATCGCTTGGGCCAGCCGCGAATCGCGGCAGCGGTTGCTGGACCAACTGGCGGGAAATATCAGTAATTTTTTTCAGCACCAATCATTTAACCAGATCACCGATGCGCTGAATCTTACCCATAATTAGTACAAAATTGGCGCTAAAAATAACAAAAAAATCGGTAGAATCTCGAGAGAGAATTCCTACAAAGTAAAAAAGGGATTTTTTGCGAGAAAAGTTTGCTGATTGGCATTTGGTTATGTTTACGACAATAAGCGTGAGATCCATGCCCGAGATAAATGGATCATGTATGAACGCACTATCAATTCGATCGTTTCTTTAATTAAGGAGAAAAATAATGAAAATCATGAAAGGCGCGACCCAGGTTGCCGCCGTATTCGGACTCTCTATGCTGTTGAGCGGCGTCAGCTACGCATCGCCAGCTGGATCGATCACCGTAACCAATCCTGGCCCGTTAGGTTCTTTCAGCTTCAATACCGCCGCTTTTGACGGCGCCAGCGGACGAATCGAGAAGCTCACGTTCGATTTGTCCGGTACGCATTGTGTGGATGGTGGAAGTTGCATACTGGGCGAGTCGCTGGTTTTCGGCGGTTCGGGTGGCGGATCTTTTGC
The nucleotide sequence above comes from Gammaproteobacteria bacterium. Encoded proteins:
- a CDS encoding class I SAM-dependent DNA methyltransferase, translating into MALAWNEIKDRALAFSRDWAKAESEDADAKPFWIDFFNVFGINQRRIGSFEQKVKKLGDRDGYIDWLWKGNLLIEHKSRGKDLDRAYQQAIDYFPGLKEHELPRFVLVSDFACFRLYDMIEGTQTEFLLKELYKNVKLFWFIAGYQPQKISPQSPVNAKAVQRMARLHDRLKQIGYTGHALEVYLVRLLFCLFAEDTGIFERTQFTEFIEQQTREDGSDLAPQLAQLFDVLNTPETARLKNLDDTLSRFPYINGKLFEERLPFASFDRDMRAALLYCCAIDWSGISPAIFGSLFQNIMDETPNARRNLGAHYTTEENILKLIGPLFLDELRAGFDKIRHTVKSRTQNLQAFHAKLAGLKFLDPACGCGNFLVIAYRELRKLELEVLRALHHSGQQALDIATIIQVDVDQFHGIEIEEFPVQIAQVALWLTDHQMNALVSEEFGQYFIRLPLKKSAHIVHGNALRLDWNSVIAAGKCDVVMGNPPFIGKTYLNDAQRADVATIFHDTKNAGLLDYVACWYRKATDFIAAHPAIRVAFVSTNSITQGEQVGVLWPDLLRRGVHLHFAHRTFQWTSEATGRAAVHCVIIGFGLQESAQKTIFEYADIQGEPHAVAAKNINPYLVDAADAVLENRTNPICDAPKMINGSKPADGGNLLLSDEEKHKLLEIEPQAEKFIRPFLGADEFINNVRRWCLWLVSVSPSELRTMPAVMQRVEAVRSMRSASKDAQTQKDAATPTLFQKIRQPVEPYLLVPSVSSENRLYVPIGYLQPEIIVSNLVYSIPNATLYHFGILTSTMHNAWMRTVCGRLKSDYRYSVGIVYNNFPWPEPTDTQRQAIETAAQAVLDARAQFPTSTLADLYDPLTMPPELVRAHQTLDRAVDAAYGKKSFASEAERVAFLFERYQAITSLLPAATTRKPGKKAAKQSDRDPHP
- a CDS encoding 2-hydroxyacid dehydrogenase, translating into MRAIFLDFGSVTRGDMNCATLERAIAPWQFYHDSSEAEVAERIRDAEVIVSNKVYISRDAIATAQSLKLICIAATGYNNVDLAAAAEYGVPVCNVRGYATPSVVEHVFMLMLNLARHFSDYQALVKRGGWQQSQFFCPLDFPVIELSGKTLGIIGHGELGHAVAQVARVFGMQVLIAEHKDKPPRAGRTAFDDVLRQADFVTLHCPLSPDTQHLFSRREFGLMKPTAYLINTARGGLVNEADLLQSLSSGQIAGAAIDVIQGEPPGPDNRILRELPPNLIVTPHIAWASRESRQRLLDQLAGNISNFFQHQSFNQITDALNLTHN